The Hordeum vulgare subsp. vulgare chromosome 4H, MorexV3_pseudomolecules_assembly, whole genome shotgun sequence genomic interval ctaaaagcgttgttgttgccaaagttattcctaccaacaaaattaacgcccaagctagcattgctattctcaatcaaagaatacaaaggcatatcattaggatccaaaggagcacttctactagcaaccaaattcattaactcattcatcttagcactcaacgagttaatttcttctatagcgtgtaccttcttactagtaggtgacctttcagtgtgccactgagagtagttcgtcatgatgttgtctaagagctttgtggcttctcctaacgtgatttccatgaatgttccacctgaggcggagtccgagatatttctagaagcgaaattcaagccaacgtaaaagatttgcataatcatccaaagactcaagccatgagcgggacaatttctaatcattaatttcattctctcccaagcttgtgcaacatgttcatgatcaagttgcttgaaattcatgatatcattacggagagagatgatcttagccgacggaaaatacttggatatataagcatctttgcacttatcccaagaatcgatactatttttgggcaaagaacaaaaccaagtttttgcgcgatctcgcaacgagaaaggaaaaagcttcaatttaatcacgtcattatccacatcttttttcttttgcatatcgcaaagctcaatgaaggtattgagatgggatgcgacatcttcactaggaaggccacataattgctctttcataacaagattcagcaaagcggcattgctttcgtatgactccgcactagtggcgggagcaatcggagtactaataaaataattattattagtattcgagaagtcacaaagcttggtgttttcgctcatgatgacttcagcaagcaagcaagcacacgaggaaACAaagagcgggcgagaaaaagggcgaacgaaaaaggcaaataggtgaagtgggggagaggaaaacgagaggcaactggcaaacaaagtaaatgcaagagatgagtttgcgaaacctacttggatgagttcttgacttgatcttcctccccagcaacaacgccagaaattcttctcctacggcaacaaaagtccttccctggcgcgtaggaattcttcttgttacttctctggtttgcgtcggtttttcccttgaagaggaaagggtgatgcagcataggagcagtaagtatttccctcagtttgagaaccaagttatcgatccaaaaggagggcctcgccaagtccaaagtacctgcgcaaacacaaacaagcttgcacccaacgcttcaaaggggttgtcaatcccttcaagattgtttgcaaagtgagatctgacagcggaaagagcaacgaagtaaaaagtgtaaggctgaaaatatggtctggagtagaccctggggggcatagtgttcactagaggcttctctcataatagcaaatatcacgctgggtgaacaaattactgtcgagcaattgatagaaccgcgcaaagtcatgacgatatctaaggcaatgatctagcatataggcatcacgtacgagacaagtagaccaatactttctgcatctactactattactcaacacatcgaccgctatccaacatgcatctagtgtattgagttcatgatgaacagagtaacgctttaagcaagatgacatgatgtagagggataatctcaaaccaatgatgaaaaccccatctttttacccttgatggcaagaacacgatgtgtgcctctctaccccttctgccactgggtgaggtcaccgcacaatatgaacccaaaaccaagcacttctcccattgcaagaatcatagatctagttggccagacaaaacccacaactcgaagagaattataaggatatgaaatcatgcataagagagataaaaagaaactcaaataagattcatagataatttgatcataaatccacaattcattggatctcgacaaacacaccgcaaaagaagattacatcaggtagatctccatgaagatcatggcgaactttgtattgaggatccaagagagagaataagccatctagttactagctatggacccgtaggtctatcgtgaactactcacgcatcatcagagaggtcatggtgttgatgaagaagccctccgtatccgaatccccctccggcagggcaccagaacgtgccccggatgggatcttgcggagacagaagcttgcggcggcggaaaagtaattgcgatcgtctcttgattttttttgggaatatttgggaatatataggcgtaagatctaggttaggggacctctagggggcccacaagcctggatggcgcggcccccctggccgcggggtgggggcttgtggggcccttggggctcttctggcttggctcccaagttctccgatcttcttccgttccaaaaaatatcttttcggggattttcttccgtttggactctgtttcaaaatctcctctgaaaggggtcaaaaacatggaaaaacaggaactggcacttggcactgagttgataagttagtccaagaaaataaataaaaggcatgcaaaacatccaaagtttgaccagataatagcatgaaactattaaaaattatagatacgttggagacgtatcaatataccacctagtttcacatacgagcaaaagaagaaattcttctttgacttgagacattacttttgggatgatcctcacctttataaggaaggagtagatggtgttattagacgttgtgtacctgaacatgaacgtcaaataataggtaatatcggtaaacgtcaggaaatgcctatgaactattcacttgtcattgaaacatttgatgtctggggctttgattatatgggatcttttccaaaatccaacgggtatactcatatcctagttgctgttgattacgtcactaagtggatagaagctatcCAACCAGTAGTGCTAATTACAACACttatatcaggatgcttaaagaagttattttccctatatttggagtccctagatatctaatgaccgacggtggttcacatttcattcatggtgctttctgtaaaacgcttgctaagtatgatgtcaaccatagaattgcgtccccctatcaccctcagtccagtggtcaagtagagctaagcaatagagagattaaactaattctgcaaaagactgtcaataggtctagaaagaattggtctaagaagctcgatgatgcactgtgggcttatagaactgcttataagaatcccatgggcatgtctccgtacaaaatggtttacggtaaagcatgtcatttacctcttgagctagagcataaggcttattgggcaatcaaagagctcaactttgatttcaaacttactggtgagaagaggttatttgatattagctcacttgatgaatggagagctcaggcatatgaaaatgccaagttgttcaaagaaaaggttaagagatggcatgataaaaggatacaaaagtgtgagttcaatgtaggtgattatgtcttgctatataattctcgtttaagattttttgcagcaagcttctctctaaatgggaatgtccctacattgttgaggaagtatatcattccggtgctatcaagatcaacaacacggaaggtaattgtccaagagtagtaaatgggcagagagtcaagcattatatctcaggtactcccataaatattgaaaccaatattatcaataccataactccggaggagtacctaagggatatttatcagcctgcttcagactccgaaaacgaagaggtatgtgattcggtaagtaaacagactccaaaacttttccagtgggaatttttctccgttttggaatatttagaaaaatagaaaaaattgaagtagtccggaaagcgctcaaggaggcgacaagcctaccaggctcgggccaccccctggccgcgcctggggggcttgtggccacctcgtgtgcctcccggactccgttttcttgcggagtactccttctggtctgaaaaaaatcattatatattctcccgaaaggtctgaccctcgcatcacgcaattttcctctgtttttgtttcaatCCTGTTTCTGCtgaagatctagattgctatggcttccccaaaaactccgaaggacaagatcttcgagaaggtcatcaatccctaccttgcgggagtgctgcaacacccttaatctatcgagatgcgtgaggggatgttgcacaactgtgacgttgaggggcccaagaagaccataagcgtggaggcaaggctcgaagcaatggagcaacaggtcttcaagtgccaagggatggtggagcgtggactcaatgccaaccacatgatgatgaaggagttcaccaacaagcacaagatcgatgccaatgacatcaggaagcacctctcgaggctctatgacagaattgatcacctccaagcccagatctatgacctgcggaaccaaaactgtgagtatgagtatagatttaaatcaatacggttggctgcagatttgaggattccgaagactcggtcatctttccatgatggagcacctatgccttcgaagacggaggatcaaacccaagtttcaacaactccaccaccatcacctccaaaggaagacaactgatcaTGGGTATgggaatccccttggcttgtgccaagcttgggggagttgtctcggtatcgtatcaccatcacatcttttgcctttacctttgttttagtttgttccttttcagttttctctttctctagtagaataaaggtcttagtgttttaggcttgagttttgctttgtgtctcccccaatgtattcgagctcgtgagtcatataataaagagtgtcttagttaagggccttgcctcatgccatgatcaagagaatgataatggagcaaaagcatgaaagatcatgtaatgatcttatgggaagtgatggcttcacatataaaaagaatgttgattgaaacttgaggtaaatagttgggaggcgaaactataagcccctatctttctctatgtccaactgaaactttgatctcatgagtaccacgtgagttgtagcaattgtagagaacgaaaagataattgagtatgtggattttctttacaagctcttatttgactctttccgatgttatgataaattgcaattgctgcaatgactaaaggctatcggttgttaattctcggtaaggttcttgatccatactttactttgtgaagaaattgtcactttagcatgagagatgatatgatggaattgctgttctgatcatgatcatgatgcctgcatgtttgtatcttgttttgtcgacacctttctctctaaacatgtgggcatatttattgatctcggctttcacttgaggacaagcaaggtctaagcttgggggagttgatacgtccattttgcatcatgccttcatgttgatatttatcgctttttgggctgttattacacttcacggtacaatacttatgccttttctctcttattttgcaaggtttacataaagagggagaatgccggtagctggaattctgacctgaaaaaggagcaagtttgagatacctattctgcgaaagtccaaaagccgtgaaaatcaacgtagattttttttgggatttataaaaaatactaggccgaagaagtaccagaggggcgccagcaggaggccacaagcctgctaggcgcggcctcccccccggccgcgcctagggggcttgtgggctcccacttggccctctggctcccccctttttctacaagaagggtttcgttccagaaaaaatcaagaggaggcttttcggaggattcgccgccgccacgaagcggaacttgagcagaaccaatctagagctcccacaggacgatcctgccggggaaacttccctcccgaaggggaaaatcgtcgccatcgtcatcaccaacactcctctcatcggaggggactcgtcaccatcaacatcttcatcagcaccatctcatctccaaatcctagttcatctcttgtaaccaatctccgtctcgcgactctgattggtacttgtaaggttgctagtagtgttaattactctttatagttgatgctagttggattacttggtggaagattatatgttcagatctttgatgctactcattacctctctggtcatgaatatgattatgctttgtgagtagttacttttgttcctgaggacatgggataagtcatgctataagtagtcatgtgaatttggtattcgttcgataacttgatgtgttgtatgttgttttttctctagtggtgttatgtgaacgtcgactacataacacttcaccattatttgggactagaggaaggcattggtaagtaataagtagatgatgggttgctagagtgatataagcttaaactctagtttatgcgttgctacgtaaggggccgatttggatccactagtttaatgttatggttagactttatcttaattcttctttcatagctacggatgcttgcgagaggggttaatcataagtggtatgcttgtccaagtaagggcggtacccaagcgccggtccacccacatatcaaactatcaaagtaacaaacgcgaatcatatgaacacgatgaaaactagcttgatagaaattcccatgtgtcctcgggagcgttttacctcctataagaatttgtctaggcttgtcccttgctacaaaagggattgagccactttgttgcaccgttgttacttttgttatttgctacttgctacgaatcatctcagcaCACAACtactcactactaggaaaagggctataaatgatatagacactaatgacgCACGAGAAAAGTAgtgtgccactactatatagcagtgacgCACCATGTACAGGTGtgtcattagtgtgatggacactaatgacgCATCACACACTcgatgcgccactactaacaaacttTTTTTACAAAAGTACTAATGACACACCGAGACAAAGTGcgtcattactagtttaactagtaatgacgcaccacTCACCAAATACGCCactactctctctctctatatatatattataaaacTACTAGTGGTGcagttggtgcgccattagtaaccactttttgggatgcgccattgctatcagatCCGTGGACAGTTGCCGCCGACGCCTCGatccctcccctctcccctcccctcccccctcccctcccctgacGCCGCCGCCCCAACCTCGACCGCGCGTTGCCGCGCCCCTGGTGCACCCGTGCGCCGGTTCTCCTCCGCCACCCGCTCCCCTGCCGGCTCCGCGCGCCCATGCGCCTCGCTCCGCTTCGCCCTGCATTTGGCCGCTCCACCGCCGGCTTCGCTCGACCTCCGTCTGCGCCTCCGCACCCAGCTGTCGTGCTGCGGCGTGCTCCCGGCCTCTACGCGCGCGCCTCCGCTCTTGCCGGCTCGGCCCCGCCACTCCTGCCGCGTCTGCGGCCGAGCCCGCGTCGCTGCGCTGCACCGGCCCGCCGGCTCCGCCCGCGCCTCCTCCTCAGCGTCTGGCCCGTCGCCTCCGCATTCCCCGTCACCGCGCGCCCGCCGGCTCACCCCCTGCTTCGCTGGCTGGCTCCGGTGCGCTCCTCATCCGGCCCTGCTCCCCTGCGTACTGCGTCGACACCTGAGAGGCAGACTCACGGTGGAGGTCCTCACGCGCTGCAGATCCCCCGTTTCCTTCTGAAAGAAAGACTAGACAAGTAATATACCAGATAATATAGTCTGCCATGATGGAGGCAGATCTTGCGTTGAAGCAGGTAAAACCTTCCTCCTTCATTTTGCTCTTGTCTTGCGATGCTTAGCACCTACTGTTGCTTGGTTACGTTTTCTTGATTCATGAAATGGGGGTTGGGGGGCGGTGTGGTTACTCTGTTCTCCCCTCTATTTAGGCCACTGTTAATGTCTTTTTTAGATGAGGTAGTATAATAAAGGGGTCACGGGTACTGCTGATGTGGGATACACTGTCGTTTTCAACCTAATTTGTGATTCTGCTCTCCGTCTCAGACTGACCGCGATGCGGTCGCCATCGCCGTCGCTGCTCTTGCAGTGCCTGACCGGCTTACTGTCTCATGACAAGGCCGCAGTGCACTGCATCGACATCGTGCCCGGGAGGGATCAGTCCTGCCTACCGTCaccggccgccgagatggtccCATCACAGGTTGCTTGTTTCCAGTGGTTGTTCATGGCAAAGTTACAAGTCCTGCCTGTTCAGAACATGTCCCGTCGAGAAGGGCATTTCGTTATCTGTTGGCTAAGCTGGCGTTGTTTCCATCGGTATGCAGGATGTTCATCTGTACAAGTATGCGAGCAACAATATTGAGATGCACGGCATGAATATATTCAAGGTGATCAATTACTTTTTCCTATACTTGCTACTTGTTCCATCTTATTTTTGACCATTGCGGCTGAACGGTGTAAGGATTTATGGACTTGTGATTTAATCGTACTGGCCATTTTATGTGGTAGGCTTATAATTGGTGATTTTCTGTTTTTAAACTTGTTTCAGGGGAAGTTGAGTGTTGTTGATATTGTGGGACTATCTAGATCAGATCTTGCAGCTACAAAAGGCCAAGGCAAGAGTAATAGCCCCACCAGTTATATCATT includes:
- the LOC123451207 gene encoding uncharacterized protein LOC123451207 isoform X2 — protein: MRSPSPSLLLQCLTGLLSHDKAAVHCIDIVPGRDQSCLPSPAAEMVPSQDVHLYKYASNNIEMHGMNIFKGKLSVVDIVGLSRSDLAATKGQGKSNSPTSYIIVLTSTWKGEDLDLSFALGPLKCCQSSLELVNVLKNEICDGLLTFRSKRVLELSCGYGLPGIFSCLKVSAFSAGSH
- the LOC123451207 gene encoding uncharacterized protein LOC123451207 isoform X1 — translated: MRSPSPSLLLQCLTGLLSHDKAAVHCIDIVPGRDQSCLPSPAAEMVPSQDVHLYKYASNNIEMHGMNIFKGKLSVVDIVGLSRSDLAATKGQGKSNSPTSYIIVLTSTWKGEDLDLSFALGPLKCCQSSLELVNVLKNEICDGLLTFRSKRVLELYIYLMQLSCGYGLPGIFSCLKVSAFSAGSH